In Plasmodium falciparum 3D7 genome assembly, chromosome: 8, the following proteins share a genomic window:
- a CDS encoding GPI-anchored micronemal antigen: protein MKYYTSLYVALIIALCQAVSALIRNSNTPQAFLIPELNNNEKNEFNNNEKNEMNNNLNNEFNNNEENCDIQKIAEEMMENLLNENDMYTNIMLSLQNRLSDDYLCSEPKYENICIHEKDKISLSFPCSNPKYEKLIHKFTFKKLCNSKAAFNNTLLKSFIEEDEEQNTFSLMLKQFKILLTCVDDELKDIYKESIDLLVDLKTSITELTQKLWSGKMVNVLKKREFLITGILCELRNGNKSPLISKSLEFENLGILKMNNEELLNEAYNAFSDYYYFFPYFIQKLLEKGGMIERLIKIHENLTKYRTKDMVNKINAQSKGEVLNNEDILNKLNAYKHYTKHGATSFIQSREVKIVNQNVNNDDTTKNQQQNVNNNEKLNNNNNNNNNQQVNNNNNNNNQQVNNNNNNNNNQVNNNNNNNNNQVNNNNYNNNNQVNNNNNNNQQVNNNNNYNNQLNNNNFNNNLQVNKNDKHVPKNNHTTATHTNNILYNPLYSINPEKPKDIIKLLKDLIKYLHIVKFENNEPTTNIDEEGIRKLLENSFFDLNDDILIVRLLLKPQTVILTVIQSFMLMTPSPSRDAKAYCKKALINDQLVPTNDTNILSEENELVNNFSTKYVLIYEKMKLQELKEMEESKLKMKYSKTNLSALQVTNPQNNKDKNDASNKNNNPNNSSTPLIAVVTDLSGEKTEDIINNNVDIATLSVGVQNTFQGPNAKAGSLINHLSYATFLFFSFILINLLN from the coding sequence atgaaatattatacatcTTTGTACGTTGCACTTATAATAGCCTTATGTCAGGCGGTAAGTGCCCTTATAAGAAATTCGAACACTCCTCAGGCCTTCTTAATACCTGAattgaataataatgaaaaaaacgaatttaataataatgaaaaaaacgaaatgaataataatttaaataacgaatttaataataatgaagaaaattgtgatatacaaaaaatagcAGAAGAAATGATGGAGAATTTATTGAATGAAAATGATATGTATACTAATATAATGTTATCATTACAAAATAGATTAAGTGATGATTATTTATGCTCAGAGCCAAAATATgagaatatatgtatacatgaaaaagataaaatttcTTTATCCTTTCCTTGTTCAAATcctaaatatgaaaaattaatacataaattcacatttaaaaaattatgtaactCCAAAGCAGCTTTTAATAATACTTTACTTAAATCTTTTATTGAGGAAGATGAAGAACAAAATACATTTAGTCTTATGTTAaaacaatttaaaatattattaacatgtGTGGATGACgaattaaaagatatatataaagaatctATTGATTTATTAGTCGATTTAAAAACATCCATTACTGAATTAACACAAAAATTATGGTCAGGTAAAATGGttaatgttttaaaaaaaagagaattcTTAATAACTGGTATTTTGTGTGAATTAAGGAATGGTAATAAGTCACCACTTATTAGTAAAAGTTTAGAATTTGAAAATCTgggaatattaaaaatgaataatgaagaattattaaatgaagCTTATAATGCCTTTtcagattattattatttttttccatattttattcaaaaattattagaaaaGGGTGGAATGATAGAAAGGTTAATTAAAATTCATGAAAACTTGACTAAATATAGAACAAAAGATATggtaaataaaattaatgcaCAATCAAAAGGAGAagtattaaataatgaagatatacTTAATAAACTAAATGCATATAAGCATTATACAAAGCATGGTGCAACTTCATTTATCCAATCTAGGGAAGTAAAAATTGTGAACCAAAACGTAAACAATGACGACACCACAAAAAATCAGCAAcaaaatgttaataataatgaaaaattaaataataataataataataataataatcaacaagtaaataataataataataataataatcaacaagtaaataataataataataataataataaccaagtaaataataataataataataataataaccaagtaaataacaataattataataataataaccaagtaaataacaataataataataaccaacaagtaaataataataataattataataaccaactaaataacaataattttaataataacctACAGGTAAATAAAAACGATAAACATGTACCAAAAAACAACCACACAACTGCAACACacacaaataatattttgtacaATCCTTTATATTCCATCAATCCAGAAAAACCAAaggatattataaaattattaaaagatttaataaaatatttacatattgttaaatttgaaaataatgaaccTACCACAAACATTGATGAAGAAGGAATTAGAAAACTTTTGGAAAATAGTTTTTTTGATTTGAATGATGATATTCTTATAGTCCGTTTATTACTAAAACCACAAACAGTAATATTAACGGTCATACAATCCTTTATGCTAATGACCCCTTCCCCATCAAGAGATGCAAAAGCTTATTGTAAGAAGGCATTAATTAATGATCAATTAGTACCAACTAATGATACTAATATTTTGTcagaagaaaatgaattagTTAATAACTTCTCTACGAAATATGTTTtgatatatgaaaaaatgaaattacaagaattaaaagaaatggAAGAAAgcaaattaaaaatgaaatattctAAAACCAATTTATCAGCTTTACAAGTTACAAATCCACAAAACAATAAAGACAAAAATGATGCAtccaataaaaataataacccAAATAATAGTAGTACACCATTAATTGCTGTAGTAACAGATTTATCTGGTGAAAAAACagaagatataataaataataatgtcgACATAGCTACATTATCAGTTGGGGTACAAAATACTTTTCAAGGACCAAATGCAAAGGCAGGAAGTTTAATTAATCACCTCTCTTATGCAacattcctttttttttcgttcATTTTAATTAACTTGTTAAATTAA